A region of the Mangifera indica cultivar Alphonso chromosome 10, CATAS_Mindica_2.1, whole genome shotgun sequence genome:
AGTTCCACAACTTGACCTCCTGTTCCGTGATTTCATGATTCACCTCAGATTTTTTATGGGGAAGAACTCTAGACTGTTCGAATAAAAGCAATGATCTGCGCATATGCCAATCGCCATCTTCAGTTCCTTGGACAGTTGGCCTCAGTTTTTTGCCACCACCATTGTTGCCCACATCAGAATTTGAGTCTTCCAATTGCTTATCAATCTCTGACTCTGAGATGGTCTCGCAAGACACAATTGAAGGCGAAATAACAGCAACGACAGTGTGATCACTCATTGAATGGACGGTGAAATTCGCCAGAAGAATCATTACATAGACCATCAAAGTGGGGGTTCGCGAGAAAACTTGTTGGAAGAGCCAAACAAATGATATATTCATCTCTCTCTGGACTTTGCTCATAATCTCCTTCAAGTCTTCAGAATAAAGGGTCTCCCTTATATGCAAGGCATAGTTCTGAAGCTCTCTAATGATGAATACTAATGAAGAAAAAGCCTTCTTCACAGAACAATATGCAAAATCCCCAGCTTCCCCACATCCCCGTTgccatttttgttttctctttatcatcttcattgacAAAGGTATGCCAAAGCAGCTCGCTTTCTGTTCAATATTCACTCTATTAATTTCTTCTCTCTCCGGCCAGTGCTCCTGCTCTGGTTGAATGCCAAGCAAATTATGCTCTAGAAATTCAAACTGTGAAGGCATAAATTGTGTTGAATTCTTCACTTTTTGATCAGTTTCAGGCTGTTTTTGACTTGCGTTGCAAGAAATTTCTGTTCTCGCATCGCCTGTgtctttgtcattttcttcttcttcatcatcaataACATCAAACTTCTCTGCCAAACCTTCAATCATTTTAAACAACTCCTCTTCAGGAAATTCATCAAACTCGATACTGCAAGATCGCTTCAAGCTATTTCCTCTAGAATCACACAACCCAAAATTCCAATTCTTCGctctattttgaaaaattagaggTGGGTTCCTTCTAGAACGAGTTGtcaacaaagaagaaaagataaaagaggctggttttggagaagaaaaagaagaaaagagtgTACAAGGCAAAACAAGCTGCACGGATGCAAAATTTGGTACCATTTCTAACTATGGAACCTAAATTTTGATGAAGCAAGCAAAAATTAACAACAAACAGAGAACTTGTAAATGAtaaagaagaacaaaaaaaaaaaaaaaaaagatggaagCTCGTCAAAGAAAAATCACTTGAAACCCCCAGAAAGAAGGTGACACAACTTATTTAAAGGAAATGTACCAATTTGCACATTttaattatacccaaaaaatCTAAGAAAATTAGGTTACCACAGAGTCTAGAACTTGCTTTTGCTTTCAATTCAACTCTACCTGAAAACTTCATAAAGGCAACAACAAGAAGAACAACAACCCCGTTAAAGTCAAAGATCACAATCTCAACTCGTGATTACAATAACTTCGAAGACAGTTGTAAAAAGCAAtttttttggaagaaaatttgacaaaaatcaattaaaaaaaactgaacCCACCAaagaatatatcataaaatatacatatataaatatatgtaaaagctTACCAAAGTCTTGTACATTCTCTTAATGAGAGAGGGATTACAACGGTGTTTCATTTCGAAGAACATCTTCTCTTACAAtgggaaaatgaaaatgacagGCACGTTAAAGAAGCCTGGGAGTGAAGACACGTGAAGCGTCAAACGTTGCAAAAAAGGACACGTGCTGAAATGGGATTTGGAAGTAGTTTTAGAGCTCCGAGTCACATGCCACGCTAGAGTGAAGGAGATTCAACCGCGTTTTGCTCTgaatcaatatttataaataacaaatttaacacTTGGTTCAGATTTCGACGCCTCACTATTTGACTGCTCTGCCGCTTACACTTGCTCTCCATTTCTGCTCACGTCTGTCACTCCCCTCCTGTTTTCTTCCATCCGAAGAGTTAAATGGCCTTCCTCCCCCCTGTACATCTCATCCCGTAcaatataagtttgaaaataatatgcattttaaaatatatttaattaatataatataaaaaaaacattgtatgatattatatatattttataaaataataaaaattattcatataaatcaacacaaatttacaaaaaatatataatataattggggtatttatgatatttaaaaaaatagtatattaattaaaaaaatgtattatattattttataaaaaatgtattatacaatgtataatacacaatataaaaattttgattttcaacacATATTATGATTGTCAAATCATgtatcaaaaacataattttatgtattgtatATCAAATCTCATgtcatatcgtatgatacaatttttaaaaattaaaataatataattaatgagtcatcattttagaaaatatgacaaatacctttaaaaatttaaaattttttacatatacTCTTACaacattatcattttctttaaaaaatataccgatttatataataatatgtattgtattacaTAATATGTAtagtatcatatgatatatttactatatcgtattaattataatatatactattttttatcaatgacatattatattataagatatatatcatatatcacaatatatgtattttatataacaGAATAGTGATAACTATATACTAAATACCAAACGCGTTTCAACTTCAACAAACAATTGAGGTCCGTGAATATATTAGACGTTAGTTACATTTACAGACAAAGGGCAGTTTAGTAATTGAAtctgtttttaaaattattaaggaAAAACTCTTTCTCATCCGAGATCCTTTTCAATTGCTTTGCACTGAGGGGAGGGTGGCTTTGAAATATAACCAAAACgcaaacaatttttaatttttttgacaaaattggtttaatttcCTCTGCTTCTCCACATTCTGGTAATTTAGTTCGTTCGCctctttctcattttttttccttttaaggtTGGTAACTGATTTTGCAATTTGGAGATTGTAAGAGGAGAGAATTTCGTcgatttaatcaaaatttcagttaattttGGTGTTTGATTTGATGGTTTTGATTGCATTTCAAGATTTTAGGGTTAATGATGTTCAATCTTGATGTGTGATCACCTGGTTTACGGTTCGCCAGACTGGGGCTTTTTCGAGCAGGTTGAGAGTCTTGTTTGCGACCTTCTCAGAATCGAATAATGAAGGCTTGTAGGAACATTTAAATGAGATTGACAATCCCCCTGAGGTTTCGGAAACCACCAACAGTAAAGGTTTGATATTCCTTTTTAACGCATTTCTTTTGTACATGCTTATGAATGGTTAATGCAGTTTGTTAAATTCAGCGATGTGCAGCCATTAAAGTTTGATTCAAGTAGGTTGGATCATGGATGAGaatatttgttcttcttcttgttcttttgaATTATCTGCTATCTCAAGCCAAATATAGTTTGcaccaaaaaaatttttaataattatagatacccaaactaaaaattatagaaGAATCATCCATGGAACTGGAATCTTGTTCCTGCCGGCGATTGAACTCTCCTGATATACCATCCCCCTTCCAAGAGAGCTAATGGTTACACCATCTCTTTTGAATATTACACTTCTTCTCTCCTATTGTGGCCATCTTATTATCTTCTCCTCCTTAATCTATTTCTTATCCTACTTAAACAATTTCTCTATCTTCGATCTCTTTCCCACCATTTCAAGCTATTGTTCTAGTCAAAAATGTCGTCTTGACACTCCTTCAAACTTGAAACTCACATCTCCTCCGATCTAGAAATTGTAACTTCTAGATTTGACAACTCTTTTTTGGGGTTTTTCCGGTAAccgaaaaatttaaaaaaaaaaagacaaaatagataaagatgaaaaatgaaaaatataaaataattacaaagtGGGAAAATACtctttcaatattaaaattaacgaagAATAAACTTTTCAACATGGAAATTTTAACTTCATTGAAGTTTGGGAGAGATAGAGTAGTTTGTGCATGAGTCTCCTGATTGAATTCCCATTGCCAAACAAATTAAGATTAAGAAACATTATCTTCCCCAACTTAACATGCACAATAATgcatatgataatattttttctccacTTAATTGATCTATTTTGTTATATAGTAAACTCTTATCTGTGGAACATctttttgagaaattttttctttttttaatctgtacaaacaaatataatcGATAATTAGTTATAGTAACTATGATTAGATATATCTTCTATTTGTTTAATCATTTAAGAGTGCGGATAAGCCATCTCTTCGGAATTAAggaaaagaattttataaaacattacATATCATAAACATctatgatacaattttttttatgatatccCTTTATACATGtaaggaaaaattatatttttcttcctacTCAGGATTACATTGTTAATATGATtgttatatttgaattcaatcagaataaaaatacatcttgatagttaaatttaaattaggaatactcatatttattatttgaatgtaCTTCTCTTTCATTTATAAATGTTAAGGATTAACAAGGGGGCAAGCAGGTGATATTCccatttaacatttttttttttttaaaacccttTT
Encoded here:
- the LOC123227923 gene encoding uncharacterized protein LOC123227923 isoform X2 produces the protein MVPNFASVQLVLPCTLFSSFSSPKPASFIFSSLLTTRSRRNPPLIFQNRAKNWNFGLCDSRGNSLKRSCSIEFDEFPEEELFKMIEGLAEKFDVIDDEEEENDKDTGDARTEISCNASQKQPETDQKVKNSTQFMPSQFEFLEHNLLGIQPEQEHWPEREEINRVNIEQKASCFGIPLSMKMIKRKQKWQRGCGEAGDFAYCSVKKAFSSLVFIIRELQNYALHIRETLYSEDLKEIMSKVQREMNISFVWLFQQVFSRTPTLMVYVMILLANFTVHSMSDHTVVAVISPSIVSCETISESEIDKQLEDSNSDVGNNGGGKKLRPTVQGTEDGDWHMRRSLLLFEQSRVLPHKKSEVNHEITEQEVKLWNSMVEDASRMQEESRHQVLDSETKKLFVTPITVKLEPEDYVDYFRTDLLYQMGIAEEPNNSLLLANYAQLLHLVAGDYNRAEECYKRAVQIEPPDAEALSRFADFLWTIRKDLWGAEERYLQAMSADPGNPYHASKYATFLWSTGGEDTCFPLGNSQ
- the LOC123227923 gene encoding uncharacterized protein LOC123227923 isoform X1, which translates into the protein MVPNFASVQLVLPCTLFSSFSSPKPASFIFSSLLTTRSRRNPPLIFQNRAKNWNFGLCDSRGNSLKRSCSIEFDEFPEEELFKMIEGLAEKFDVIDDEEEENDKDTGDARTEISCNASQKQPETDQKVKNSTQFMPSQFEFLEHNLLGIQPEQEHWPEREEINRVNIEQKASCFGIPLSMKMIKRKQKWQRGCGEAGDFAYCSVKKAFSSLVFIIRELQNYALHIRETLYSEDLKEIMSKVQREMNISFVWLFQQVFSRTPTLMVYVMILLANFTVHSMSDHTVVAVISPSIVSCETISESEIDKQLEDSNSDVGNNGGGKKLRPTVQGTEDGDWHMRRSLLLFEQSRVLPHKKSEVNHEITEQEVKLWNSMVEDASRMQEESRHQVLDSETKKLFVTPITVKLEPEDYVDYFRTDLLYQMGIAEEPNNSLLLANYAQLLHLVAGDYNRSNRAEECYKRAVQIEPPDAEALSRFADFLWTIRKDLWGAEERYLQAMSADPGNPYHASKYATFLWSTGGEDTCFPLGNSQ